The Malus sylvestris chromosome 14, drMalSylv7.2, whole genome shotgun sequence genome segment ACTAATTCTAACAACCCAAAACTTAACAGTTAAGCTAAGTATCTGAGAGTATTATTCTAATGTATTGTGTACATGATTAATAGCTGGTCCTTCACTATCTTTAACACACCCCTTCAAGCTGAAGGGAGAAGAACAAACTGAAAGCTTGTGACTGAGAGTAGCAAATCTGTCTGCAGGTAAGGACTTGGTAAAGATATCAGCAATCTGAAAAAGACTAGCAACATGATGAATACTGATGTGACCTTGAAGAACCTTCTCTCGGATGTAATGATAATCAATCTCGACATGTTTGGTTCGGGCATGAAAAACTGGGTTCTTGGCTAATGCAATTGCACTCAGATTATCACAACAAATCACAGGTGGTTggagaagaggaaaagaaaTATCCTTCAAGATCTTGCACACCCAGGTGATCTCAGAAGCAGTATTGGCTAAAGACCGATACTCTGCTTCAGTAGAAGATCCTGCCACAGTGGTttgtttcttggcactccaaGAGATTAAATTGGGACCTAAGAAAACACAGTAGCCACTAGTAGATCGGCGGTCTACCGGAcaacctgcccaatcagcatcagaccAAGCTGTGAGGCACTGTTTTCCTGGTTTGAACCATAAGCCGGAGTCAATGGTACCCTTTAGATACCGTAAAATCCTCTTGACAGCTTGTAGATGGATAGTTCGAGGAGTATGCATATGTTGGCAAACCTGATTTACTGCAAAAGCCAGATCAGGACGTGTCCAAGTCAAGTACTGAAGTGCACCAACAGTGGACCTATAAGTTGTAGGATCTGGAAGAATAGAGCCAGAACTATCTAACTTGGCTGAACTCACTGGAGTAGAGCAGGGTTTGACACCAAGCATGTCGATTTTCTTTAGTAAATCCAAGGCATATTTGGATTGATTGAGAAAGAGACCGGTAGGGGATCTGTGAACTTCAATGCCAAGGAAGTAATGAATATCGCCCAAATCTTTGACAGGAAACAAAGATTGGAGTTGAGAAATGATGGACTGACAGACCATGGAGGAGCTCCCAGTGATgattatatcatccacatagactAGGATAAAGGTAATAGTAGAATCTCTCTTGATAAAAAGACTAGTATCAGAGGATGAAGAGATAAAACCCAATGAAAGAATAGCACTGTAAAAGGCTTCATACCAGGCCCTGGGCGCCTGTTTGAGGCCATAAAGCGATCGCTTCAGTTTACAAACGTGATGAGGTTGAGATTGATCAATAAACCCAGGAGGTTGCACCATGTAGACATCCTCTTTGAGATAGCCATGGAGAAATGCATTACTCACATCTAACTGATGAATAAACCAATTATATGTGACTGCAATAGACAGGAGAATGCGAATAGTAGTTGGTTTAGCTACTGGGCTAAACGTCTCGGAGAAATCAAGACCTTCTTGTTGATGAAATCCCTTGGCGACAAGCCGAGCTTTGTACCTTTCTATAGAACCATCAGCCttgtgtttaagtttaaataCCCATTTGCAGCCAACCAAATTATATTGAGGATTGGGGGGTACTAGTTCCCAAGTACCTATGGACTGTAAAGCTTGATACTCATCCTTCATTGCTGCCAACCAGTGGGAGTTTTTAGAAGCTTGGAGATAAGTGGTGGGTGTAGAAGGAATAACCATGAGAGAGTCAACAGTAGAAGGAAGGGAATGCTTGGTGGCAGTGAACACTTTAGGTTTGTGTATGCCAACCTTGGCCCGTGTAATCATGGGATGATTGTTAACAGGGAGAGAAACTAAAGGAGGAGTAGCTGTAGGGTGAGTAGGGGATGCTAAAGGTAGAGAAGATGCAATAGTAGGTGAGAGTGAAGTAGGAAATGAAGTTGGTAAGACAGTGGCAGGAGATGAGGTGGAGGCATGGGGTAGATGTGATGAAGAAGAGACCGGTATGGTAAAGGAAATGGGAGAGTCTGAAGGTGTAGTAGTTGAGATGGGAGAAAGAGTAGGAGAAAAAGTACTTTGCTTGAAAGGAAAGCAAGCTTCATCGAAGACAACATGTCTGGAAATGTATAGCTTGTTAGTAACCAGATCAAAACATCTGTACCCACTGTGATGCAGACTATACCCCAAAAATACACAGAGTTTACTCTTTGTGTCCAGTTTATGAGAACTATAGGGTTGTAACCAAGGATAACAGGCACAACCGAAAGTCTTCAGAACATGATATTTAGGTGGTGCTTTGAACATTAACTCCCAGGGACAAGAGGAAAACTGAGATGGCAGTCTATTGATGAGATACACTGCGGTTTGAAATGCTTCAACCCAAAACTTAGAGGGCAAACCACTGTGAGATAACGAAGTCCTACCCATTTCCACAACATGTCGATGTTTCCGCTCAGCGCACCCATTCTGCTCGGGAGTGTGAGGACAACTCAATTGATGGACTATACCGTGAGCATTAAGAAAACCTTGTAAAATAGAGCTGAGAAACTCACCCCCTGAATCAGATCTCAGGCACTGAATCTTACAAGCAAACCAATTCTGAACTTTTAATACAAACGTTTGAAGAACAGAACACACATCAGATTTGAAGTACAACGGACATAACCAACTATATTTGGTGAAATCATTAACAAGAATGAGATAGTATTTATATCCAGTACATGAAGGAGTGGGGGAAGGACCCCATACATCAGCATGAATGATATGAAATGGCTTAGTGGATGTACAAggcaaaacagaaaatgggAGTCTAGAGGCCTTCCCCAATTGACAATCAGAACAAAAGGATTGTTTATGTACTGAACCAACAATAGGGAGATTACTGTGCTTGACAACCTTATTTAACACTATAGAAGAAGGATGTCCAAGCCTTCTGTGCCATATATGGATGTCTGCTTTAGCTATCATGAGGGCATGAGGTGAAATAGCAATGCCAGATACGCCATTAGATGCATTCCAATAGAAGGGATAAAGACCTCCTTCACTGGGGCCCTGGAAAAGCGTCCTCCCAGTTCTTAGATCCTTGACATAGAATCCAAAAGGATCAAATGTCAGAGAACACCAATTGTCATGAACAAAACGATAGACTGAGAGCAAATTATAAGAAGTTTTAGGAACTAAAAGAACATTATTCAGTTTAAACGCAGCATTGGCAGTTCGAATAAGTGCAGATCCAGTGTGAGAAATGTAGAGACCTTTACCATCACCGACGAACAGTTGTTCAGTACCAGTGTATGAAATTGCTGAGTTGAGAGATGCTGGATCAGGAGTGACATGATGTGAAGCACCACTATCAGTGAGCCAATAGCTTGGGGAAGAGGAACCAGTCATAGCAGACATGCCAACAGGAGTGTTGGTGAAGGCCTGAGAGTGCTGAGACGCAAATTGTGAAAGTTGACCACAAGAAATAGCAAGATGACCATGTTGATGACATAGTTGACATGGATTAGGACGACCAGAGAAAAATGATTATGATCGATTCTAATTTGGAGCAGGGCCAAGGACACCACCAGAATTGCTATGAGCGCCAAAATTACCATGCCGATTAGCTCCAAAATAACGATTCGGATTAGGtccaaaattaccattttgaTTAGCCCCAAAATGACGATTCTGATTAGATCGATTGCGATACTGAGACTTTCCTCGAGAATTTCCGCGAAAGGAATTATAGACAGTTGGATGTGGCTGTGCTGTATAGGCATGAAAAGGAGCGGAGGAGGAAGATGATCGAGTCTTGCGTTTTTGAAGAGAAATTTCTTTACTGAGAAGAAGGCCGTGAAGTTCATCAGCATTGACATCTTCAGATCGCGTCTCAATTGAATCAATAAACGATTCATACTCATCAGGCAGACCAGAAAGAATATACGCAACAAGATCCTTCTCAGATATCGGCTCACCAGCCGTGGCCAGTTTGTCAGAGATTTCTTTGATGGAGTTGAGATAGTCGGTCAATGAAGAATCACCTTTCTGAATATTCTGAATCTTGGAGCGAAGACTGTGGACATGAGTGCGCGAAGCACCAGCAAAACGACGCTCAAGAGACTGCCAAAGAGACCGCGAATCTTCCATCCCAATCGTCAGTGGAAGAAGATCCTCAGCAAGTGTAGAATGGATCCAAATTGTCAAAATCTGATCTCGTTCACACCAAGCTTCATAATCGGGGTTGAGAATCCGAGAACCAGAGGAGTCACGAACAAATTCCAGTGGACAAGGATTTTCGCCATTTATGAGCCCTATAAGCTTGAAGCGTTTCAGAACAGGAAGAAACAGACTACGCCAGGTAATGTAATTCTGACGATTGAGCTTAGTTGGAACCATGCCAGCAACATTCTGAACAGTGATAGATGCAATCGGAGTGAGGAGAGAGGGAGCCGGGGCAGAAGAAGTTGCAGGAGAAGGAGAATCAGAAGGATTCGTGGTGGTCGCCATGGAAATAGCAGACAAGatgcagaaaagaaaaaggtaagATCTGTTTGGGAGGTAAGAAAAGGCGAGAAAATTCACGGAAGCAAGGATCGAAGTCGTGAGACGAaggcgattgataccatgttgaagATTAGGGATCTGGAGAAACTCAAGATTCTAGAgagaaattagagagagagaatatcTAGAGAGAGATTGGATTTGTTGAAAAATGGTTTTCTCATTACATCAGTTACAAAGTACACAGtgtatatacatacacataaaATACATAATAATGCTGACTAAGCATTTTACACAACTAATTCTAACAACCCAAAACTTAACAGTTAAGCTAAGTATCTGAGAGTATTATTCTAATGTATTGTGTACATGATTAATAGATGATCTTTAACAGGCTGACAATGTGTTGCTTGGGTTCATGTAGATGAGTATGGAGATATATGAATGCGTAATAAAGAATCTATCACATTCTAGTAATTGTTCGATAAAATGAGATATCCCTTGAAACCAATTGAAGATTCATCTCAGAAATTAAATACAAAGAATACAATACTCTAACTAACTTGACTAAATCTAAGTCTTCATATAACATTTTATAATTAGTAATTGTTACATTCCTGGCttgaaatttttcatttttttatttattatttttgcaaAAATTTTAAACCGCATTAATCAAAACTCAGTTGTGTGCGGCTGGCCTCAAAAGTTGGTGTTCTTAAATTTACGAACACTGGATTAACGCGGAGTTTTCGAAAATACAGACAAATATAATACATGTATTTACTAATTTTGCACATTATCCTTGCCTAATCAATAGCCATTATAAAGACACCACACCCGGCATTTGTAACCTCTTTTCCTCTGTGGCCTACGTGTGAATTGAACGAGAACTCAGATTCTCGCACTCTAGTTTCCAGCCCTCTTGAAGAACAAAATCTTTTGAGGGGGTTGGTGCCGGTGATGCAGATATAGAAAGAATCTTCCACTCTTTCTATAATTAAGCAATACAAATAATATTCCTTCATCAACCATGGCTTGCAATTGGAAAAAATGTTGCTGCTTTTGTTGCATCCTCATGATAGTTTTCATCATTGCCCTCAGCGTCGCTGTTATCGTTGTTCGCGAATACAGCCCTAAACGTGGGATCAAGTACGAGGTGACTGATGCGTCTCTGACCCAATTCAACTTGTCGAGCGATAAAATCCTTAAATTCAACTTAGCGGTCACGATAAATGTCGAAAACCCTAACAAAAGGTCGGACTTCCACTACGAGAAATTCGAAGCCGTTGCTTCTTACAAGCACGACAGTTTAATGAGCGTTAGCATCGACCCCTTCGAGGTAGAGCACAAGGATAAGCATCCGGTGAGTGCATTGTTCAAGGGGGAGCAAAAGATGTCTCTTCCAAATGATGAGGTTTCAAAGATGAAGACTAGTACGGTTTATGATATCGTTTTGAAGTTGAAGGTCAAGCATTGGGCAAAGTATGCTACAATCAAGATTCAAGAGAATATGAAGATGGCATGCAACTTGAAGGTCCCTTTGAATTCTAACGGAAAATCTGCTGTAAAATTTGAGGTTGCCAAGTGTGAGAAGGCTTAGATTTTTGTCTTCTAATGTACGTGCATGCATGGTTTGGAGGATTGTGTTTTAGTTTCTCAAATTAATAAGAAAAGGGTTTTTATTTCCCTTACACTTCATTCTAGCTAGGAACAACTCTTTTGTGGATTCCATACATCACGTCGATCGCCATGCAGTGTGGTGTAACACACACAATGATATGCTGATAGCTCTCTTAATTAGTAGCATTTTGTTTCACACAGCTATATATGTCTTTTGCCAATATGCATATGTTTAAAAAGGCAATTTTCGGTGTGTTATAACTTAGTTGATTAAGAATATTTATTCTTAAACTAGAGGTTCATGTTTGATTTTTCCTTCCTCGCTTTCAATcgtataaaaaagaaaatgaaagtttcttaatatttttaaaGAACTTGTtacgtattttttttttgtctgtaCTATATTATTTAAGAGAAAAGCTTTAACAACTTCAAAAACTACCCTTTCACCGTTTTGCGTGATTGTTTGATGAATAACTAAAATACATTCTcacaactatatatatatcgaaAACTACTTGATTCAGCAGTGACACAATTTTGTTGAAATTCCAATAACTCTAAGAATCAGTCCATATATATTAGCATGCGTACATTCATACATGCATGTAAATTGTAATAGATGTAGGCTTGTAGCCTCCTtcaatacatgtatatatatatatctgtataCAACAATCAGTGGTACAatatttcaatttgttgaaatcTTTAATTCTTTTTGTTATGTGGGGATCGTAGAAATGGTGGAACATTTCAGAAGTCAGCGACTTGGAAGCTACATGAACTAAGTCCTTCAATAATCCTGCAAACGCACGTATATAGATCACTCACAAAACACGCTTCCACGTTGACTTGAgcttatatattaaaaaaaccaTTGAATGTTTGGAGCTTTGGGAAGCCCTATTTTCTGTACGATgtctgtttatttatttttagaataaatctCAGTTTATTACTCttaagttttgtggttttcaacgtttggtacataaagtttttttcgtctagagtcatacctaaagtgttaattttgagacagtctcatacatctatTATTTTGGCTGTTAAGTCTCTCATTAACTAATGACGTGATGCCATAGACAATAATCAGACCCCACCTGTTATTCCGTCTTCTACCTCCCCCGACCTTCCCTTCCTCCCTTATCCCTCCATTCTCTCCTCTGCACCAAaccctcctctcctctcctctcctctcctcttcgaCTCGTCATACATCCACCTTCCCCCTCCATCTTCGACTCCACCCACCCACCCTAATCACGAAaatctttcaattttcaaaaaaatgagCAACCGTTTCTTCAAATGCGAACATGTAGAggcttcaccaccgccgcaatAGATCCAGCCGTTGGCATATCTGTTTTCTCAGGTTTTTCCGTCCCGTTTGGGTACTTAAATTTCCTGCAAATGTCTCAGCCTTTCCCTGCAAATACCTCAAAACCGACGGAGACCACGAAGAGTTCTTACACAAACTCTGAATCTCCTTCAAGAACATCCAATAATTTGATTACAAAAGTAAAACCCAATTGCCggaatccaaaattaaaattaccaAAAGCTAAATCTTCTAGGCCGCACAACTGCCTCCTGCAAATCCTACTTCAAACTAAAAAATTCAAGCAAAACCCAATTACCCAACTGCCACCTGCAAATCAAactaaaaaattcaaacaaaattcaattaCCCAACAACTTCTGCAAATCATAAACTCAAAATTGGGCATGTGGGAGGAAAAAAGAACTCGTGAGCTTGTTCACTTTGTGAACCTTCTCGTTGCAAGCCTAGCACAACGTTGTCCTGTCGGCACAGCAGAGGACAACGCCACCTCTCTGAGCACCCCCATTTAGTCTGTAGTTCTGCTGCGACGGTCTTGTGCTTTGCTGTGCCGTCACCAAGCTAGCCCTCAAATGCATCCGCAGATCGGTCAGCGTCGAAGACGAGGAAATGTGGGTTCGGTGATTGGACGCTCGCAGCGATTTGATGAGAGGGAAGGCTAATTGGATGCTCACGGTGGTGATTTGATGAGGAAAGGTGGGTTCGGCTAATCTGGAAGAAGAGGTGGCCGGAGGGTGAGGTAGGAGAGGAAGGTTGAGTGGGATGCGGAGGGGATTGGGGACGGATGGGCGGATCAAACTTCCTCTGGAGGAAGACGAGTAACAAAagggatttttcttttttctttttttttgtgataaaaaaatgttttttttttttaatttttaatgatcaTGTGAACCCCTTAATGACACGTAATgctcagtcattgtccacatggttaatgacacgtggtgcccagtTATTATCCATATTGGTGTCACATCATTAGTTAACGATAATCGACATCGCCACCATACTATTATATCTGGGTTTTTCTCAACCAATTGATCGTAGAATTCGTATAAAAGTAGATGGTCTTCATAGATTTATATAATAGTACACTTTTATACACATTCATGACTTGGCGTATAAgtaacatcattattttttacaaGAAACCTAAGCTCACAGGACATCAACGGGCTGATCAATGGATGGAATAAAATGGACCTTAGGAGTGACATATAAGTTAAACATATTATTTGAAAAAGTGATGGTCTAACTCAATATGATTGGTTCGGGCATGAAAAACAGGGTTGGTTGCCATATAAGTAGTGCTCAAATTATAGCAAAGGAGGAAAATCGGTGGTGGTGCTGCATGACGAAGCTCATACAAGAGATAGGAAAGCCAAATGGACTCGGCACATGCATGAGCTAGAGCACGGTACTCAAACTCCACACTAGAACGGGAGACAGTGGTCTGCTTAGTTGAGCTTCAAGAAATAAGATTAGGTCCATGAAAAGACAAGTACAAGGAAGTGAAACGGCGAGTATTCGGACAGCCAGCCTAGTTAGCATCGACTAACCATGAAGAGTGAGAGGCCCAGAAGAGCGTCGAAACACAATACCAAATTCCAGAATGCCTTTGATGTATCGAATAATACGTTTGGCAGCAATAAAATGAGTGGTTGTAGGCTTTGACATAAACTAAGCAATGTAATTGACTGCAAAGGCAATGTCAGGACGTGTCAAAGTGAGGTATTGGAGTGAACCAAGTAAATGTCAAAATTCAGATGGGTTAGAAAGTGGCGTCCCCTACGGATCTGCTCCTTCTGCTTGTTCAACAGCATCTTCCTGGGTTCCCTCCTCTCCCTCCTTATATTCTGGTTGATCTTCCTTCCCAAAGAGCTGAACTTCTTCGACACTAATGCCACTCTCACCCAATTCGATTTCACCAACGCCACCAACACTCTCCATTACAACCTCGCGCTCAACATCACCTTCCGAAACCCCAACAGATGGGTTGGCTTTTACTACAACTGCATCGAAGCCATTGCTAACTATAGGTTGAAGAGGTTTACTTTGGTGACATTGACTTCGACTCCATTTTACCAAGGCCACAAGAACACCACCGTCTTAAAACAAGTATTTCTTGAAGGGCAGGGGGAGGTGGTGTTTGGGCAAAATGACATCTCCAATTTTAACTCGGAGACTGCTGCCGGTGTATACAACATCAATATTCAGCTTGCTGTAAAAGTAAGTGTCAAGTTTGGCGAGTTGAAGACAAGCTATTACACGCCGTCACGGAAAATCAACTGCAAGCTGAAGGTTCCTTCGAATGTTAATGAAACCTCTGCTGGTGGTTTCAATATTACTAAGTGTGGGAATGTTAAAATCTTTTCTGATCCTGATACTTCAGGCTAAGTTTTTTTAGAATTGTGCTTAAATTATATGAAGCAATTCAACTTATCATATGCTCAGCATCTTGCGTTTCCAAGTAGCGTTATTgtcacacacactaaataaTTTCTCAACGTTATGTTATTCCCAGGGACCAAAAAGTCGTCACAACTAACTCTCAAATCGCAGTCTCGTAAACCTTTTCCCCCAACTCAACCCTTCATTCACGTCTTTGATTGTGCATTCTCTCACAGCTTCCAACATAACTACCAGAAACTACTTCAATCAAGTATCGAAAACCCTCTTCCTCCATGTGCTTCTGCATAGAAAAAATTTAGCTAATTATATCAGTAAAACAGAAGGTATTTCGATTCTTTTGGCGATTAGGCGACACCCGGATTGAACAACCTCGGAAGTTCCTCCAGACCAGAAGGACTCTTTGGAAGTTCCTCGAGACAT includes the following:
- the LOC126599700 gene encoding NDR1/HIN1-like protein 3 produces the protein MACNWKKCCCFCCILMIVFIIALSVAVIVVREYSPKRGIKYEVTDASLTQFNLSSDKILKFNLAVTINVENPNKRSDFHYEKFEAVASYKHDSLMSVSIDPFEVEHKDKHPVSALFKGEQKMSLPNDEVSKMKTSTVYDIVLKLKVKHWAKYATIKIQENMKMACNLKVPLNSNGKSAVKFEVAKCEKA
- the LOC126600374 gene encoding NDR1/HIN1-like protein 10; the protein is MSKFRWVRKWRPLRICSFCLFNSIFLGSLLSLLIFWLIFLPKELNFFDTNATLTQFDFTNATNTLHYNLALNITFRNPNRWVGFYYNCIEAIANYRLKRFTLVTLTSTPFYQGHKNTTVLKQVFLEGQGEVVFGQNDISNFNSETAAGVYNINIQLAVKVSVKFGELKTSYYTPSRKINCKLKVPSNVNETSAGGFNITKCGNVKIFSDPDTSG